The genomic stretch acatttgaagcatTTATGAAACTCAAATACTCCGACAAAGCACATATATAGCCCCATTTACTCCACCTACAATGCTGCACAATATTATAACCTCCCATATCAGTAGGATGCAAAAGGATTTGCAAAAGGTTAATATAAAATTCTCAGTACACAGTCCTCTGGTTTctacattttatcttattttccttcattctaaATTCTTCTGATTCTCTCCCCAAGCTTATTTTGTTTGTCCTAACTAGCTTTCATATTGCCTTTCTTCTAGACTCTTGACTGTTCTTCTTGATGGGATACCAGATCTGTTTATTTCCATTCCAagacatttttataatttcttttcttttttgtttaattaatttattattgcCAGGTTGTCACCCATTCCCAATAATTTACTGCCTGTACCCATTGCACTCCTATAACTCCTGTTTCAGCTTATGAATCTCATGGTTTActcaaatatttgtcaaattacAAGTTTTTACAGTTTTGGCAAGGGTTGGTGAGGGCTCTCTTTAGAGCCTCCTTCACATCCTTGTTCCTCAAACTATAGATCATAGGATTCAGCATGGGGATCACTAGTGTGTAAAACACTGAAGCCATTTTATCAGTGTCTAAGGAATGGTTTGACCTGGGCTGCAAATACATGAAAAGGAGTGTCCCATAGAAAACAGTGACAGCTGTCATGTGAGAAGCACAGGTGGAGAaggctttctgtctcccttctgcTGAACGTATCCTCAGGATAGCCAAGATAATGTGGAAGTATGAAACCAGTACAATTGTCatggaaaaaaagagattggTAGCTGAGGAGATAAAGACTACTGTCTCTGGCAAATGGGTACCAGAGCAAGATAAAGCTAACAAAGGGACATTATCACAGTAAAAATGATTAATGATGTTGGAAGAACAGTAGGACATTGAGAAAACACAAGAGGTGACTGTCACGGCTGTTGAAAAGCTATAAATGTATGTAAGGACAACAAGCAGGATGCAAACCTTCCTTGACACTACAACCATGTATAATAGGGGATTGCAAATAGCCACATAGCGGTCATAGGCCATGGCAGCCAACATGAAAATCTCAGCAACAATGAAGACTAAAAAACCTCCAAGTTGAGTTGCACACCCATAGTAGGAAACTATTTTCTTCTCTACCAAGAAATTGACCAGCATCTGGGGAGCAATGACAGTAGAATTCCCAAGATTAATGAtagccaagtgtctgaggaaaaaGTACATGGGAGTTTGAAGTTGAGAATCTATACTAGTGAGTGTGATGATTCCTACATTTCCAGTAACTGTCACTCCATAGATTGctaaaaagattaagaagaggGGAACTTGAAGCTCTGGACGATCTGAAACTCCAATGAGAATGAATGTGGTTACATGAGAAATATTTCCTGGAACCATTTTCAATTGGTTTCATCTGGTAAGggaataaatggggggaaaaatttAGAAGGCCAAGGATAATTGTTCTAGAACTTGCATTTCAAATAAATCACTGTATCttaggattattttttaaaattgttcagAGAAACATATTTTAGATGTGGAGATATATATTTACCTGGTTCCTGACCTATTGAGATGAGTTCAAAAGAActgatagttaaattttcagtatgagaatTTAACACCTTAGAATTCCCAAAAAGCATAAATCAATGCTTGATTTAGTGTGTTGTTGAACATCTAGACTTaaggatggaagaaaaatatgaaaattaaacttaaaaatgcataatgtgggggacagctaggtgtcacaatggataaaacactgaccctggattcaggagtatctgagttcaaatctggcctcagactagctgtgtgacccaggacaagtcacttaaccctcattgccttgcaaaaaaaaaaaaatgcatattgtACCTATCTATCCACAACCAGTTAGCTAGATGAGATAATACTGTGAAGTATCTTCCCGGTTCAACTTTCTGATCCTTAAATTAAGAAAATCaataacgggggcagctagatggcgcagtggatagagtaccggccctggagtcaggagtacctgagttcaactctggcctcagacacttaacacttactagctgtgtgaccctgggcaagtcacttaaccccaattgcctcaccaaaaaaaaaaaaaagaaaaaaaaaaaaaagaaaatcaataactATTTACACTGAAAGCTTCTATTTTTCTTGGTAACTCTCAGAAGTGTAGATGTGTCCTAGGCATGTAAGAAATGGTCAGTAAATATGTATGAAAAACTGCACTTCAATTGTACAGTaattttacaggaagcctttacaAATCCCCCTTAATTTCAGGACCCTCCCTCCATTGATCATCTACAGTTATTCCTGTCTACACCTTGTTTGTCTATAGcggttttcatgttgttttcctcatttgacCCTGTGGTTCTTGAAATCCgtcattatcttttgccttttttatatatCCTCAGCAATTACCAAAGATCTTGACTCATAGCAGTTTCTTAACCATTATTTATGGACCAAGTGATTGATAAATCTCTGTCTTCTAAAGAAATcaatcataattttaaattattttgttgctATTTGTCAAGACAAGAATTGCCATAGGTGAAAATCATGTGGGGACTTTAGTAAATTCAAGCCTGATAAAGTTCATAGGAATTATGTGaatacctccaaaaataaataaaatattagaatgaATTAATAGAAGCATAATATAAGAATGAATTATAAGAATAGTATCACTCTTCTCCATCCTATCAAACCTCAAGTTTACTTCATTTCTGGGTGCAATGTTTTGTGAAACATTGACAAACTGGTGAATATATTCGTTGTTTTGGAAAAACGCTAGAAACTTTACCACATAACTGTGAGgtaaaggaattggaaatgattaacctagagaaggaaagacagaacaGGTAAAGAACTGTCAAAAGAAGAAAGATCTATGCATCTCCTTGACAGACCTGGAGCAGTTATGTCTGCTTTTAAGGTTTCCACTAAGATGCAAGAAAAATATtcctcttgctttctttcttcctgattGTGGCAGTCTAGATTGAATAGGATAATACATCTTTGTGTGAATATTTTAGagtcattttataatttttatttttggtaggcATTTTGGAACAGAAGTATGACAAAAGTATCCTAGCTCTGCCAATTTGCTAGACCTTTTGAGGTTGAGCAAGTCCTATAGATTAGTTTGGTATAGATAATTTAGAATTTTTGAATAATATAGGTCAAATTCTGAAATAGTAATTGTTACAGGATGTGACTGTTTTAATGATGAGGGGCAGAAATATGACTCTTAAGGTCTGAACCTATTTCCAAGTCTAGCAGTATTAGCTTGCAGTTACAAGCCTCCCACCTAAAGGTAGAGGTCGATGGTACCTGGAagtcccagattgattttttaaaaacaagctcAAGTGTTGAATCATATGAATAAAACTGAGTTttatgtctgaaaaaaaaaaagatcttttctggttctgcttgatTTGTCAAGGTAGAAATAAGAACAATACATAAAAGTGgcagaaaaacaaattttggtaaAATAAAGGCAATTTTATACAAAATCAAACTTCTACACTGAAATGACTTATTTGAGGAGACAGAGAATTTACCATTACTGACTTCTTCCAGTAGAGGCTTTGAGTGGGGCACATTTAAGATTCAGAATCCACACAATTCATTATAAAAAGGAGGATACATTCTGAGTTGTTGTAAATGAATGACTGAGAAAATATGCTTTGAAATATCTCAGCAGTTGTAGTAGACTGCAGTATTTTGATGTGATAGTTCAAAGTTTTGTTTCAGAGGACATTGTAAAGCCATGATTGTTTCATATTTAAGTTTTGCTCAAAAGTTTAGATAATATTGAAGCTAGAGTGATTGTGGATGTGATCAAACCAAGCCTATTCCTGAGGTAGTTTTGTAAGTCTCCATCTTTCATTGATACATAAAGAGACTGACATTCAAAGgacatttgggggaaaaaaataggtTTTCCAATTTCCTCTGTGACACAATACActcataacaaaaataaagaaattcaaaggttctaagttcaaatcccaccagaGTCCTATGTTAAGGTATTAAATGTATTCTGATTAGTCCCAGTGAGTTCATCTCTGGTCAAAGATTACAGGTTACAGGTGTTCTATTAAATAgttgaattttcagtgtgagcatttacactttagAAATCAGCAGATATAACAGCTTGATTTGCCATTTTGTTGATTTTATCAACATGAAATTGATGGAAAATTATTGATGATGCTAAtaaattgtatatatttctttttcagaaagacagttattaaatatttccttgcATACTGCTGATGCCAACTCCATGCAAAGTAAAAGATGGAACACTAGTTCTAAGAAAGTATACCTTGGGTTTGTGATCATCTTTATGATAAACACATCTCCTTCATTATGCAACTTTCCTTTGTAAAaaactctcaggggcagctagatcgtgcagtggatagagcaccggtgctggagtcaggagtacctgaattcaaatccagcctcagacacttaatacttactatctgtgtgaccctgggcaagtcacttaacccatattgcctcacaaaaactaaaataaaactcTCATACCTGAGGATCAGTGTATTTTTTCtcctagaaaaacaaacaaaccaacctagAATCATTTAAGGTAGTGGCAAAATCCACCATTTTAAAGAGTTATTAACTAGGAAATGACACATTCAATTAGTCAAAATGATCAGATGGGTTTGGGTCTATATAATCCAAAGTCCATTGCTTTATGCTGCCCAGCATTATGTCTAAGATCACCAGACCAATTAAAGCATTGGTAGAGTCTTACTTCAAGTTAATTTTTtggtaaaataatttattatgttGTTTGGGAAACTAATTATTATACTGTTTAAATCAAACTTGATGTGACCTTCAACCAGAATGTCACTTAATCCAAATAACTTTCTAAAAAAGCTGGAGATGACTGCAAGGAATTTGGTATTTCAGTAGATCATGGATCTACTCAAAAAATTTTCACGTTGGGTCCACAATCAGGTCTTGTTTTGGGTGCACCCAagattgtgtgtttttttttattctcatgtTTTGGCTTCACCCACATTTTATGATATTCATATCCATCTCAATATACTTTGCTTTCAAGTTCACCTATCAGTAAAGTTGCCTAACTGCATACATGTGGTTCATTTGTGGATATGCTTATATAAATCTGTATGGTGTAAATTTTCCAGAATCAGGAGAAGAGAGCCATACCTCCTTCCTGGCTTGCTCATATCTACCAAAAGTTATTACAATGTTCTTTCTGAAACTATTTCCAATTTTTGGCTTTCATTCTCATGAACAACAACTTAAAAGATTAATTATCCTGCAAAAAAACTCCATGGTAATGGCTGATGGGACTGCTTCTGGTGGGTAAGCCAGGATATGACATGGGCGTATCAGCAGAAGTCCACGAAAATATTGAAACCCGAACAAAATTTCCTCCTCAAGCCAGAACAAAGCTGAGAATTTTTCTCTAATTCCTCCTATTCTCTAACACAGCAGGGGTCCATCAACTCTCAATACTTCTAATATTTTTCCTCAGTGTCACTCCAATGGCCTACCTACTTATGAAATTCTATTTATGGAGATTAATCCTTTTGTCACATACTCACTGTGGCTCATTCTTGGAAGAGTGCAAATGACCATCCTCATTCCGGAACCCAAATCTCTTCTTTTCTCAACTTTTTGCatgatctttttcttcttttctgagcAGGTCACTTTGATGCAGTATGAGATAAGCAGTAATCGCattatataatgttattattTACTATACCAAGCAGGGGTTGAGGAAAGAATGGGAGAACAATTATTTACAAATTCCCTTAAACAATTATGTGTACTCATCTGTGGGACAACATAAATTTGTGCCAAAATATACCTGGCTCATCCAAGTATCCAAGAAAATTCAAGCCATTGGACATCAGAACATTAGAAATATACTCCTGAGATTCTATTTTCCATAAACTGTAATATCTACAAAAAGATTCTTATTGTAGTATATACTGCTAGAGAAATATTTAACTTCTGAGgaaggaagacttcagttcaactATTCCTCCAAACTCAGATAATTAATTTATATTCAAATGCTTTGCACAAACCTCATGACTTTTCACTATGAATAGTTCAATGCTTTTCCTGAATTGTTCATTGTTTCCGAATATATACTCAGTCCTGTAGTATCAAGTGTGATGCATTTGACTATATTCAGCTTTCATTTTCCTGCTTAAGGTTTAGGCATATAATTCTGTACCATTCAGAATACCTTTTACCTGTCCTCTCTCCTCAGGACTGCCTGAACATGCATCCCATTAGTTGTACTCAAAGCCAGCAATATCATTGTGACAACTTCCTAGGCAAAACATAATTGAGAGTCAAAATTCTTCCTCTTAACTATGAAATACAGTTTTCTTTAACCCAATACAAAATGTCTCTAAGAGACAGTAGATATTacatagtgtaaggggctaaaaattctagctatgatgtctaaaatctaatgagtggctgccttaaatgagaagctttagcaagagtttagacttttaagtattcattaaaagtgcatcagaagttggtgaggagagagagagaggtaaaaatctaactatctctaactATCTAATAAATCCCAGCATCAGACCTCCCCAAGCTGAGATCAGGAACCCCAAAAATACAATGCTTCAGGAGCTtttcccagaacctcttgtgaaacaggaaaaagggccatacacacaaacacacacacacagctccaagttaattggctgttaactttgattgacaggacccaagAGGAAAATCACTTCCTGACctcagaaaaggtcacttctggatgctaaaatCACATAGTTTCTTTATCACATGCTTTGtcctcatggcagaacttccctgcaatatctctccagcGGGGGGTGTCATTCCAGTTTTCACAGTAGTCAATTTTCAGTTGTGcatgactctgtgaccccatttggtgtttgcttggcaaagatattggagtggtttgccatttccttctctagctcattttacaggtgaggaaattgaagcaacaaggctaagtgactttcccagggtcccacagttagtgaGGAatagtccatatttgaactcggggagatgagtcttcctgacttctggccaggtactctatccacgaTGCAATCAAGCTGTGCCTGCAGTATTGTACTCTACCATTAGTCCAGGTAGATAAGAGTTCTTAATTCCTTATTTCCCTTTCTAAGTCTGATATTATTTGACAAACACTATGATAGAAatggattcagagtcaggaagtcctgctATGACTGATTATGAGGCTGGGAATTCTTCTCTAACCTCTGCTTTCCTTCctctaattagctgtgtgatccaagcTAAGTTGGTTAGCCTCTCAGTATCCTAGAGAGCTCTCTAATTGTTTAAACAAGAATTGTGTATGTATTGAAGAAAATACATagagtggaggaaaaaaaaagatcaagataaaaataatacaagatcaacagctatttttttctatttttagctcATAACATTTCCTAGAAAAGGGATGTAAACAGAGCTCCACCCTTGGGCTCATCCAAGcacaaaggaaacagaaataatATTCCAACCCTTAGAACAATGATTGTCTGCTACCTCTAGatgggttcttgaaaacattgctctttcaaagaattactgggtcacacaatccaatcaaaatttaagtaaaatattttttaaaaattatttggaactcAGAGGTATGACTGGGAGAAGAAGCCTGGACTTCCACTCCCGGGGAGGTACAAGTTTATGGCATGTTCTTTATTCTGGCAGCACATAcgggtatggctgggagaagaataACTTCAACTCCTTGGGAGGTTTAATCAGACAGCCATAGAGGCATGGCTGGGCAGGAAGCCTAACTTCAACTACCCATACAAAGGAGATCACAATTTTATAGAGACAAGAAGGGGATGGGGGcagagacctaagactgaaaagttacagcagtttgaaaatgatgatgttagctatttggatatatgaataataaaaattccacatttctaacttgagattattgtcactacctggtcctaatcacatagcaaataggactggctcccaactaagcttaTGTTGGAAATTGaaggagcccagctttctggttggctgctttattatctgtttgactaatcACTACCTGGTTATTCAACTattttgcttctccaaggaaagagtaatctctaactgattCCAACAAGCTGATCAAttatatttctccatggtcatcgTGTCCCCCTCAGTGCTAGAAcatccctaactggactcagGTGTACCAGGCTACTACTACATTGTCTATGAAACATAATGGTAGCTTGATTAATACATTGAAGGTTACTTTTATTTTGATCACATTGGTCTGctctgctaaaaataaaaaagaaaaataatgaatcaaaAACAAGTATGGTGGTATAGGACAACCTACCTGTTGAAGAGAACATCTGTGCCCTGAATTTACAAAGCCCAGTCTCATGGATTTCATTAGGGTCTTTGCTTGTTCCTGAAGCATCTGGAGCCCTCTCATTACTAATAAATTACATGAGACTCatataattcagaaaaaaaaacaaaacatctccaCTATACAGCACCTTCCCCAGGGGAAAAATGCACACTAGAGACTCATTACTAAGGTCTCCTTCCAAATCATCCTGCTAGCCAAGTGAATATGTGAAAAGAATTTGGGAATTAGACTTATTCTTTGTACTTTGTTCTGGTAGAATAATGCCaggaattatttttaacatatattaaaaaaaataaaaaattgaccCAGTGGTCCTCTATTAGCTTTTCTAAACCCTATTCTAGCTGGTTTCATCctaaatatttctcatttatttccatTGCTGCTCTCACTTTCACTTCCTTCCTAGATTGCTCTTGATATACTACATACTTACAATAATCTGTTTGACTACTGACAAAGAtaagtaattaaaaatatatcCATAACAATTCTGTCAGCAACTACAAGAAGAACAACCGAATGACTCCAGAATTAGTTTCTGTGAAAAAAAGAGAGTTACAGAGTGCTATcacagaaacctttttttttttttcccttctccacagatcagaattttttaaaatgaggttttGAAAGTGGGTTCTGGATACCACTCACCTCACATATCTCTCAGGGTTTAGCTACATTTTCACCTGCTTTTTAGTTTTTTCAACATGTTTTCATAAACATGCATATcctgaaaacaaagaaacaagcacACCCActgacttttaaatttaatctgtattattaacactttctaaGTACAAACAGAACTTTCTAagtataaacaaaacaataaaatcaagaCCTGAGTTATATGGATTGCCCCAAAATTGACTGAATCTGTTATGGGCCCCATTCCCAGACCTTTGAATTGCCTGCAGGTGACCAGAAATTATGACACCCCCCCCATTTATTTCATAAATGTACTAAACTCTTCCCTCCCAGGATTCCCAAGCTTTTTCTATGGACTCTCAGGAGTTGTGCAAAACAATTTCCCTTGAGCAACCATAAAATGTTCCAACCCCATTGCACCAACATCCCCTTTATCTCTACCTAACGCCTCCCACCTGCATCCTGGACATTCTCCCTGCCTTAGTATCCTAGAGAAACCCTGTTCCTAGCCCCCTCTTCTGATATCCCAGCACTAGCTGTGTAGCACTGAGAGCTGCAGTTCAATTCCCCTGATGAAATATCACAATTTTGCTATTttggctattttctttttaattcttgttGACACAATTTATTTTTGATGATATGTAAATGGTCATAGAGAATATTTGACAATAGTTACACCTATGGGTCCTGACTCCAGAATACCCCTTAATGTTTTCCATTCATTAATTCTTTGGGTTTACAGATTTCTGAAATTCTTCTTCCCATGTATAAGATTAATGATAATAGATAGCAGGAGGAAGCTTGCTCATAAGATCCAAAAGAATAAACTACATTTTAAAcacaaaatttgttgttgttgagtcatttctgtAGTATCCAACATTCAATGATCCATTTGGGTTTtacttggcaaagacagtggagtggtttcccattacCTTTTCCActtgattttacagttgaggaaactgaggcaaacagtgttaggTGTCTTATCCAGGGGCATACAATTAGCAAATATCTCATgtcaaatttgacatcagatcCTCATGATTTCTGGCACTGGGCTATATCTACTGGGGCACCTTGTTACCCCATAAACCTGGAATGTCAACCAccaaatattttctaaatttttttgttcatcttacactattgctattattttttatacagtacatttcactctgcttcagttcacatatgtctttccaggtttttctgatagtttcCTGTTcttcataacctgtatatagtaccttgaacttaaaaaagaattttctttataatagccCATCAAAGTAGCTACCATActttttgctattataatcaatcatcataactatttccttccatcctatttccttcctatgatatttactctattttctaccttcttttaacctattcctcctcaaaagtgttttacttctgattgtcccctcccctgttcttcactcccttttttcacctttccctccttatcctcttcccctcctactttgctgtagggttaaatagactattcctcccaactgggtgtgaatgttattccctccttgagcccactctgatgatattatgttctttgagctaattctatgttctgaatttttcttcctccctccctcctcaatcctccctatgaaatcaaacaaatcAATacgtcatacttgtgcagtaatgcagactatcttcaccttcctccaaagtgttttgcttttactgctctctcgctcaatttcccttcccttcttctccctcctcccccttatctctctcccctccctcagggcaaaaatatattactatacctacttgagtatgtatgttagtccctctttgagccaattctgatattaaggttcactcactccccaactccttccccctcttcccctcccgtccataactttttttcttgtttccttcatgtgaactagctctccccagaccatctctccccttcccctcccccagtctattcctcctacacttcaaccctattttaagatgtcatcattggttagttaggtggcacagtggacaaagcaccagccctggacacaggagtccccaagcccaaatcaggacccagacataagacaccccacacttTTTGCCtgataaagaacaaaacaaatgcttaacagatatcatcccttcatattcagttcagacctttgtcttctgtgaattccttactgagaaagtttttatgagtttgaAGCATTACCTTCCCATGttgtaatgtaaacagtttgatcttttaatatccctcatgaagtctttttcctgtttacctttttatgcttctccagagtcttgtatttgaaagtcaaattttctgttcagttcaggtcttttcatcacaaatgcctgaaaatcttcctttttcattgaagtcccatttttttacTCTGTAATGtcatacacagttttgctgggtatatgattcttggctgtagtcccatttcctttgccctctggaatatcatattccatgccatctgGTCTTTTAACGTAGATGCTGCTAAATCATCTTTTGGccttattggagttccacagtatttggatttcttttttctagctgcttgcaatatttttctccttgacctgggagctctggaatttagctataatattattggaggttttctttttggaatctctttcaggaggtgatcagtggattctttcaatttctattttgccttctgcttctagaatatcagggcaattttccctgacaatctcttggaagatggtttctaaactcttattttgttcatggttttcaggtagtccaatgatttgcAAATTTTCTCTCTTgcatctgttttccaggtaagctgtttttttccaaggagatatttcatatcaccctctatttctttattaagttggatttgctttactgtgtcttggttttgcataaggtcactagcttccatttgttcaatcctaattctcagtCAATTATTtccttgagagagcttttctttttcttttcccaattggcttttcaaactgttgacttttttgtcatgactttcctgcattgtttcatttctctttccattctttcctctatctctctaaatcttccttctatctctcctactttctcttcaaagtccctttagaATACTTCCATGGCCGgagcccaattcatatttttcttggaagctttgaatgttggagctttgacttgttatagtcttcttctgagggtgtactgtggtctacctttcccacAAAGAAGTTTTTCATGGTCTGGTGCTTTCTCTACCTACTCAtcttgaccacctatttcttggcttttaactccttcttaaagtgtagcactacttccaggacacattgtttgagctacagcgtggcccagggggtgattgggctccttctcagcttgcctggcctgtgagtaaccatggctgctttctctttgacctggaaacagaagtctgattaaactctgattctctattgGAAGCTTgttgtgcctgtgcccctccaccACTGGGCCACGACCACTCGATTAAGCCCATGGGTTTAGAACCAGAGTGTTTCAACCCAATttcagcagagactgcctccacttcaccccggcctaccacagaaccccctcaccagtccctgaacagagcctcagaagctgctggtgctgaaaaCTCTGTCGggcactggaagcactgtctgttcctggctgggtcaggactgtgtgctgagctgttcagtcTGATCCATAGGTGATCGCAATTGCTCTCTTCTGCTgaaaaaatagtctcactctgttctcaTGTACATTAGACTActctgcttgttgttgttgttgtttgtttgtttgtttggtttggtttgttttttaccacattatttgagcgtgagtggacaggtttatctggagcttgtgggagtcacagcctctcttctgccatctttgctctgtcctattttctaaaattttaatccgttttaataaaatattgaaactTCTAACATCAACATTAATTAGAAAGATATTTATTATACTGAATATTTTAAACAAGTTAATACTGAATTATAACTCagtgattcttaaactttttttttccatttttccctttgacGTTCTGCTATATCCTATGAAGCTTTCCCAAGGGGgaaaaatgatataataaaatgcataggatttcaaagggaactaaaagttagtgaaaatgaagatgcatttttttctcatttaaattcaTTGACCAGCTGTAATCCCAAATTAAGAACCTTTATTGTAGCGTAATATAtttttctccaaatatttaaTCTGGATTCAATTAAATTCCAATGATAATCCAATACAGTTCATATCAGTGCTACTAAGTCAACATATGCTAAGATTCTAATTTATGCAATACAGCATGACAGACAATAGTGACACAAAAAGCATCTGTACTACCCTCCAGATATCATGAATTGATAACTTggaaaaaataagtacaaaattaataaaaataattgacctTAGGGTGCTTTT from Dromiciops gliroides isolate mDroGli1 chromosome 6, mDroGli1.pri, whole genome shotgun sequence encodes the following:
- the LOC122731407 gene encoding olfactory receptor 8J2-like; this translates as MEKRNISHVTTFILIGVSDRPELQVPLFLIFLAIYGVTVTGNVGIITLTSIDSQLQTPMYFFLRHLAIINLGNSTVIAPQMLVNFLVEKKIVSYYGCATQLGGFLVFIVAEIFMLAAMAYDRYVAICNPLLYMVVVSRKVCILLVVLTYIYSFSTAVTVTSCVFSMSYCSSNIINHFYCDNVPLLALSCSGTHLPETVVFISSATNLFFSMTIVLVSYFHIILAILRIRSAEGRQKAFSTCASHMTAVTVFYGTLLFMYLQPRSNHSLDTDKMASVFYTLVIPMLNPMIYSLRNKDVKEALKRALTNPCQNCKNL